Proteins encoded within one genomic window of Halorussus salilacus:
- a CDS encoding winged helix-turn-helix transcriptional regulator, whose product MSDADRDSDAGDDPDADEPLAVWCAGEEWCAVTATATILGKKWHPVVIHRLLDGGPMGFNELKHDVDGISSKVLSDSLEDLGEKALVNREIVNEKPVRVEYSLTDRGASLRPVIESMAAWGERHLAAAEDADGGVS is encoded by the coding sequence ATGAGCGACGCCGACCGCGACTCCGACGCTGGCGACGACCCGGACGCCGACGAACCGCTGGCGGTGTGGTGCGCGGGCGAGGAGTGGTGTGCGGTCACCGCGACCGCGACCATCCTCGGCAAGAAGTGGCACCCGGTGGTCATCCACCGCCTGCTCGACGGCGGGCCGATGGGGTTCAACGAACTCAAGCACGACGTCGACGGCATCTCCAGCAAGGTGCTCTCGGACAGCCTCGAAGACCTCGGCGAGAAGGCGCTGGTGAACCGCGAGATAGTGAACGAAAAGCCCGTGCGGGTCGAGTACTCGCTGACCGACCGCGGCGCGTCGCTCCGCCCGGTCATCGAGAGCATGGCCGCGTGGGGCGAGCGACACCTCGCCGCCGCCGAGGACGCCGACGGCGGCGTCTCGTAG
- a CDS encoding SDR family NAD(P)-dependent oxidoreductase translates to MGIETYDSLDGQVALVTGANRGMGRHIAERLADLGATVYAGARRPDDVTSDDCRPLQLDVTDDEDIEAAMARIRDEHGHLDVLINNAAIGGPDEALHEANPDGVNRALTTNLRGPMHVTRCALPLLLEREGARVVGMSSVMGKFSDEMERGGSPAYRVSKTALNGFTAYLDGEYGDEGLIANVADPGWVRTDMGGNDAPRTVEEGIETPVWLARFRPDAPSGQFWRDKEPIEW, encoded by the coding sequence ATGGGTATCGAGACGTACGATTCTCTCGACGGGCAGGTAGCGCTCGTGACCGGGGCGAACAGGGGCATGGGCAGGCACATCGCCGAACGCTTGGCCGACCTCGGCGCAACCGTGTACGCGGGTGCGCGCCGTCCCGACGACGTAACGTCGGACGACTGTCGTCCACTTCAGTTGGACGTGACCGACGACGAGGACATCGAGGCCGCGATGGCTCGCATTCGGGACGAACACGGCCATCTCGACGTTCTCATCAACAATGCCGCCATCGGCGGCCCGGATGAAGCGCTTCACGAGGCCAATCCTGACGGAGTAAATCGGGCGCTGACGACGAACCTCCGTGGCCCGATGCACGTCACGAGGTGCGCGCTCCCGCTCCTGCTCGAACGTGAGGGCGCTCGCGTCGTCGGCATGTCGAGCGTGATGGGGAAGTTCAGCGATGAGATGGAGCGGGGCGGTTCGCCCGCCTACCGCGTATCCAAGACCGCGCTGAACGGCTTTACCGCCTATCTCGACGGCGAATACGGCGACGAGGGACTGATAGCGAACGTCGCCGACCCCGGATGGGTGCGGACCGACATGGGCGGGAACGACGCGCCCCGAACCGTCGAGGAGGGCATCGAAACGCCGGTCTGGCTGGCCCGCTTCCGACCGGACGCTCCGAGCGGGCAGTTCTGGCGCGATAAGGAACCCATCGAGTGGTAG